A window from Primulina huaijiensis isolate GDHJ02 chromosome 13, ASM1229523v2, whole genome shotgun sequence encodes these proteins:
- the LOC140991860 gene encoding uncharacterized protein — MNPPEFVGSLDPLVALEWVKSLEAIFDYLKFNDRDKVSCAVFMLVKAARIWWEATKVTVTVRELKWDEFKELFYVKYFSREVRAKKVKEFLELRQAAMTVNEYTFKFEEGCVLVPFIAENDKDKGEHFRRGLRPEIRRDVHMAKVVTYQDIVERALLAELDEREIEKERQLRRQALQARGQGTSASTRGGYKRER, encoded by the coding sequence ATGAACCCTCCCGAATTTGTTGGCAGTCTTGATCCACTGGTAGCTCTTGAGTGGGTCAAGTCACTGGAGGCCATCTTTGATTACCTGAAGTTCAATGATAGAGACAAGGTGAGCTGCGCAGTCTTTATGTTGGTCAAAGCAGCACGtatttggtgggaagccacCAAAGTTACAGTTACTGTTCGTGAATTAAAGTGGGATGAATTCAAGGAGCTATTCTAcgtcaaatatttttcacgagAGGTTAGAGCTAAGAAAGTGAAAGAATTTCTCGAGTTGCGACAAGCTGCCATGACTGTCAATGAATATACTTTCAAATTTGAAGAAGGATGTGTCTTAGTTCCTTTTATTGCCGAGaatgataaagataaaggaGAGCACTTTCGTCGCGGTTTGAGACCCGAGATTCGAAGAGATGTTCACATGGCTAAAGTGGTGACATACCAAGACATTGTTGAGAGAGCACTATTAGCTGAACTTGATGAACGAGAGATTGAGAAGGAACGACAGTTGAGAAGGCAAGCTTTGCAAGCTAGAGGGCAAGGGACAAGCGCTAGTACTCGAGGTGGTTACAAAAGGGAAAGGTAA